Proteins co-encoded in one Mycobacterium mantenii genomic window:
- the alaS gene encoding alanine--tRNA ligase, giving the protein MQTHEIRKRFLDHFVKAGHTEVPSASVILDDPNLLFVNAGMVQFVPYFLGARTPEYPTATSIQKCIRTPDIDEVGITTRHNTFFQMAGNFSFGDYFKRRAIELAWTLLTDSVEQGGYGLDPERIWTTVFFDDDEAVRLWQEIAGLPEERIQRRGMEDNYWSMGIPGPCGPSSEIYYDRGPEFGVEGGPIANEDRYIEIWNLVFMQNERGGGTGKTDFEILGPLPRKNIDTGMGVERVAFILQGVHNVYETDLLRPVIDTAAARAPRGYDVGNHDDDVRYRVIADHSRTAAILIGDGVTPGNDGRGYVLRRLLRRVIRSAKLLDIEGPIVGDLMATVRDAMGPSYPELVADFDRIRRIAVAEETAFNRTLAAGSKLFDEVAGATKTSGAKAISGSDAFTLHDTYGFPIELTLEMAAEAGLRVDEIGFRELMAEQRRRAKADAAARKHAHADLTAYRELVDAGPTEFTGFDELTSEAKILGIFVDGKRVPVVTHGTDGAARVELVLDRTPLYAESGGQIADEGIISGTGTGESARAAVTDVQKIAKTLWVHRVNVESGEFVEGDTVVAAVDPQWRRGATQGHSGTHMVHAALRQVLGPNAVQAGSLNRPGYLRFDFNWQGPLSEEQRTQVEEVTNQAVQADFEVHTFTERLEKAKAMGAMAMFGEAYPDEVRVVEIGGPFSLELCGGTHVHNSAQIGPVTILGESSVGSGVRRVEAYVGLESFRHLAKERALMAGLASSLKVPSDEVPARVGNLVERLKAAEKELERARLAGARAAATNAAAGAERIGNVRVVAQRMSAGMTAGDLRSLVGDIRGKLGSDPAVVALIAEGEGGSVPYAVAANPAAQDLGLRANDLIKQLAVTVDGRGGGKPDLAQGSGKDPSRIDAALEAVRSEIARVG; this is encoded by the coding sequence GTGCAGACACACGAGATCAGGAAGCGGTTTCTTGATCATTTCGTGAAGGCGGGTCACACCGAGGTGCCGAGCGCATCGGTGATCCTCGACGACCCCAACCTGCTGTTCGTCAACGCGGGCATGGTGCAGTTCGTGCCCTACTTCCTGGGCGCGCGCACCCCGGAATACCCGACCGCCACCAGCATCCAGAAGTGCATCCGCACCCCCGACATCGACGAGGTCGGGATCACCACCCGGCACAACACGTTCTTCCAGATGGCCGGCAACTTCTCGTTCGGCGACTATTTCAAGCGCCGCGCCATCGAACTGGCCTGGACCCTGCTCACCGACAGCGTCGAGCAGGGCGGCTACGGCCTGGATCCCGAACGCATCTGGACGACGGTCTTTTTCGACGACGACGAGGCCGTGCGGCTCTGGCAGGAGATCGCCGGCCTGCCCGAAGAGCGCATCCAGCGCCGCGGCATGGAAGACAACTACTGGTCGATGGGCATCCCCGGCCCGTGCGGCCCGTCCTCGGAGATCTACTACGACCGCGGCCCGGAGTTCGGCGTCGAGGGCGGCCCGATCGCGAACGAGGACCGCTACATCGAGATCTGGAATCTCGTGTTCATGCAGAACGAACGTGGCGGGGGCACGGGCAAGACCGACTTCGAGATCCTTGGCCCGTTGCCGCGCAAAAACATTGACACCGGCATGGGTGTGGAGCGGGTGGCCTTCATCCTGCAGGGCGTGCACAACGTGTACGAGACCGACCTGTTGCGGCCGGTCATCGACACCGCGGCCGCGCGGGCACCGCGCGGGTATGACGTCGGCAACCACGACGACGATGTGCGCTACCGGGTGATCGCCGACCACAGCCGCACCGCGGCCATCCTGATCGGCGACGGCGTCACCCCCGGCAACGACGGCCGCGGCTATGTGCTGCGCCGGCTGCTGCGCCGAGTGATCCGCTCGGCCAAGCTGCTCGACATCGAGGGCCCCATCGTCGGGGACCTGATGGCGACCGTGCGCGACGCGATGGGTCCGTCGTATCCCGAACTGGTCGCCGACTTCGATCGGATCCGGCGCATCGCCGTCGCCGAGGAGACCGCGTTCAACCGCACGCTGGCGGCCGGCTCGAAACTATTCGACGAGGTGGCCGGCGCCACCAAAACATCTGGTGCGAAGGCGATTTCGGGCTCCGACGCGTTCACCCTGCACGACACCTACGGATTCCCCATCGAGCTCACGCTGGAAATGGCGGCCGAGGCCGGTCTGCGCGTGGACGAAATCGGCTTCCGGGAACTGATGGCCGAGCAGCGTCGCCGCGCCAAGGCCGATGCGGCCGCGCGCAAGCACGCCCACGCCGACCTGACCGCCTACCGCGAGCTGGTCGACGCCGGTCCCACCGAGTTCACCGGGTTCGACGAACTGACCTCCGAGGCAAAGATTCTGGGCATCTTCGTCGACGGCAAGCGGGTGCCGGTGGTCACCCACGGCACCGACGGCGCCGCCCGGGTCGAACTCGTGCTGGACCGCACCCCGCTGTACGCCGAGTCCGGCGGGCAGATCGCCGACGAGGGCATCATCAGCGGAACGGGCACCGGCGAGAGCGCCCGCGCGGCGGTCACCGATGTGCAGAAGATCGCGAAAACCCTGTGGGTGCACCGGGTTAACGTCGAGTCCGGGGAATTTGTGGAGGGCGACACCGTCGTCGCGGCGGTCGACCCGCAGTGGCGCCGGGGCGCCACCCAGGGCCACTCGGGCACCCACATGGTGCACGCCGCGTTGCGACAGGTGCTGGGGCCCAATGCCGTTCAGGCCGGGTCGCTGAACCGCCCGGGCTACCTGCGGTTCGACTTCAACTGGCAGGGTCCGCTGTCCGAAGAGCAACGCACCCAGGTCGAAGAGGTGACCAACCAGGCCGTGCAGGCCGACTTCGAGGTGCACACCTTCACCGAGCGGCTCGAGAAGGCCAAGGCGATGGGTGCGATGGCCATGTTCGGCGAGGCCTACCCCGACGAGGTCCGGGTCGTGGAGATCGGCGGCCCCTTCTCGCTGGAGCTCTGCGGCGGAACCCACGTGCACAACTCGGCGCAGATCGGGCCGGTGACGATCCTGGGCGAATCCTCGGTCGGTTCCGGGGTGCGCCGGGTGGAGGCCTATGTCGGACTGGAGTCGTTCCGGCACCTGGCCAAGGAGCGCGCGCTGATGGCGGGGCTGGCGTCGTCGCTGAAGGTGCCCTCCGACGAGGTGCCGGCCCGGGTGGGCAACCTGGTGGAGCGGCTCAAGGCGGCGGAGAAGGAACTCGAACGCGCCCGGCTGGCCGGCGCGCGGGCCGCCGCGACCAACGCCGCGGCCGGCGCGGAGCGCATCGGTAACGTCCGGGTGGTGGCGCAACGCATGTCCGCCGGGATGACCGCCGGCGACCTGCGTTCCCTGGTGGGCGACATCCGCGGCAAGCTAGGCAGCGACCCCGCGGTGGTGGCGCTGATCGCGGAGGGCGAGGGCGGCAGCGTGCCGTATGCGGTCGCCGCGAACCCCGCCGCCCAGGACCTCGGGCTTCGCGCCAACGACCTGATCAAGCAGCTGGCCGTGACCGTCGACGGCCGCGGCGGCGGCAAGCCGGACCTGGCGCAGGGTTCCGGAAAGGACCCGAGCCGTATCGACGCGGCGCTCGAGGCGGTCCGCTCCGAGATAGCGCGGGTCGGCTGA
- the ruvX gene encoding Holliday junction resolvase RuvX yields the protein MVSAQHRLPDRPGDPQQDPGRGRRLGIDVGSVRIGVACSDPDAVLATPVETVRRDRNGKHLRRLATLVAELGVVEVVVGLPRTLADRTGPSAIDAIEVASKLAEVLARRVPPVPVRLADERLTTVSAQRSLRAAGVRAKEQRAVIDQAAAVAILQSWLDQRRAAAGELSDG from the coding sequence GTGGTTTCGGCACAGCACCGGTTGCCTGACCGGCCCGGAGATCCGCAGCAGGACCCCGGCCGGGGGCGGCGGCTCGGCATCGACGTGGGCAGCGTCCGGATCGGCGTGGCCTGCAGCGACCCCGACGCCGTCCTGGCCACCCCGGTGGAGACCGTGCGCCGCGACCGCAACGGCAAGCACCTGCGCCGGCTGGCCACGCTGGTCGCCGAACTTGGGGTTGTCGAGGTGGTCGTCGGGCTGCCGCGCACCCTGGCCGATCGGACCGGCCCGTCGGCTATCGACGCGATCGAGGTGGCCAGCAAACTAGCGGAAGTGCTGGCCCGCCGAGTTCCTCCCGTTCCGGTGCGGCTGGCCGACGAGCGGCTGACCACCGTGTCCGCGCAGCGATCGCTGCGCGCGGCCGGTGTGCGGGCCAAGGAGCAGCGTGCGGTGATCGATCAGGCGGCGGCGGTGGCCATCCTGCAGAGTTGGCTGGATCAGCGGCGCGCGGCGGCGGGGGAGCTCAGCGATGGTTGA
- the mltG gene encoding endolytic transglycosylase MltG — MVDSARRERAEPEAVGAPRRRKSSRVARNQAERARRRRRLAGKIALAVFVVVVLAGVFVGGKLWHTLFGPGDDYTGGGKRDLVIQVQAGDSTTNIGETLQKQEVIKTVRAFVNAAHGNSAINSIQPGFYRMRTEIPAANAVARLTDPKSRVGRLVIPEGRQLDDTTDMKTNVVTPGILTLISRATCVDLDGDTRCVRAQDLRSAATNSSALALAVPPWATEPVGELGKDHRRIEGLIAPGTFNIDPSASPESILATLIGAGAQEYVKSGLVDTAQAMGLSPYDILVVASLVQQESNSQDFAKVAQVIYNRLHAHHTLEFDSTVNYPLDRREVATSDADRAQKTPWNTYVSQGLPATAICSPGTDALNAAEHPLPGDWLYFVTIDAQGTTLFTRDYQQHLANIELAKRNGVLDSTPR; from the coding sequence ATGGTTGACAGCGCACGGCGGGAACGAGCCGAACCCGAGGCCGTGGGTGCGCCGCGTCGGCGCAAGTCGAGCCGGGTCGCCCGCAATCAGGCCGAGCGGGCCCGCCGGCGGCGCCGACTTGCCGGCAAGATCGCGCTCGCGGTCTTCGTCGTGGTGGTGCTCGCGGGCGTGTTCGTCGGCGGCAAGCTGTGGCACACCCTGTTCGGGCCCGGTGACGACTACACCGGTGGCGGCAAGCGGGACCTCGTGATTCAGGTTCAAGCCGGTGACTCGACCACCAACATCGGCGAGACGCTGCAAAAACAGGAGGTCATCAAGACGGTCCGGGCGTTCGTCAACGCCGCGCACGGCAACAGCGCCATCAACTCCATTCAGCCCGGCTTCTACCGGATGCGCACCGAGATCCCGGCCGCCAACGCCGTCGCGCGGCTGACCGACCCGAAGAGCCGGGTGGGCCGGCTGGTCATCCCGGAAGGCCGCCAGCTCGACGACACCACCGACATGAAAACCAACGTGGTGACGCCGGGGATCCTGACACTGATCTCGCGCGCCACCTGCGTGGACCTCGACGGTGACACCCGGTGCGTGCGGGCGCAGGACCTGCGCTCCGCCGCGACCAACAGCTCTGCCCTGGCGTTGGCGGTGCCGCCGTGGGCCACCGAACCCGTCGGCGAGCTCGGCAAGGACCACCGCCGGATCGAGGGCCTGATAGCGCCGGGCACCTTCAACATCGATCCGTCCGCGTCGCCGGAGAGCATCCTGGCCACCCTGATCGGCGCCGGAGCCCAGGAGTACGTGAAGTCCGGGCTGGTGGACACCGCCCAGGCCATGGGCCTGTCGCCCTACGACATCCTGGTGGTGGCGTCGCTGGTGCAGCAGGAATCCAATTCCCAGGACTTCGCCAAGGTCGCGCAGGTCATCTACAACCGGCTGCACGCCCACCACACGCTCGAGTTCGACTCGACGGTCAACTACCCGCTGGACCGGCGCGAGGTGGCCACCAGCGACGCCGACCGCGCCCAGAAGACGCCGTGGAACACCTATGTGTCGCAGGGCCTGCCGGCCACCGCGATCTGTTCGCCCGGCACCGACGCGCTGAACGCCGCCGAGCACCCGCTGCCCGGTGACTGGCTGTACTTCGTCACCATCGACGCGCAGGGCACGACGCTGTTCACCCGCGACTATCAACAACACCTGGCCAACATCGAGCTGGCTAAGCGCAACGGTGTCCTCGACAGCACGCCCCGCTAG
- a CDS encoding shikimate dehydrogenase — protein sequence MSSTARPASTGPRKAAVLGKPIAHSKSPQLHLAAYRALGLTDWTYERIECDADQLPGVVGGFGPEWVGVSVTMPGKFAALRFADERTDRARRVGSANTLVRTPTGWRADNTDIDGVAGALGSASGWALVCGSGGTAPAAVAGLAELGVAGITVVARNADKAARLMQLGNDLGVPTRFCDLDGAGLAGEVAAAEVLVSTIPADVAARYSGTFERIGVLLDAVYDPWPTPLAAAVSAAGGRVISGLQMLLHQAFAQVEQFTGLPAPREAMTCAAAEPD from the coding sequence GTGTCCTCGACAGCACGCCCCGCTAGTACGGGCCCCCGCAAGGCGGCGGTGCTCGGCAAGCCGATCGCCCATTCGAAGTCCCCGCAATTGCACCTGGCCGCCTACCGTGCGCTGGGTTTGACCGACTGGACCTACGAGCGCATCGAATGCGACGCCGACCAGCTACCCGGGGTGGTCGGCGGATTCGGGCCCGAATGGGTCGGGGTGTCGGTGACCATGCCCGGCAAATTCGCGGCCCTGCGATTCGCCGACGAGCGCACCGACCGCGCGCGGCGGGTGGGATCGGCCAACACCCTGGTGCGCACCCCGACGGGCTGGCGCGCCGACAACACCGACATCGACGGGGTCGCCGGGGCGCTCGGGAGCGCCTCTGGATGGGCGCTGGTCTGTGGATCGGGCGGCACCGCGCCGGCCGCCGTTGCCGGCCTGGCCGAACTGGGCGTCGCCGGCATCACCGTGGTGGCCCGCAATGCCGACAAGGCGGCCCGGCTAATGCAGCTGGGCAACGACCTGGGCGTGCCGACCCGGTTCTGCGATCTGGACGGCGCCGGGCTGGCCGGCGAGGTGGCCGCGGCCGAGGTGCTGGTCAGCACCATCCCGGCGGACGTGGCCGCGCGCTACTCCGGCACCTTCGAACGCATCGGTGTGCTGCTGGACGCCGTCTACGACCCCTGGCCCACGCCGCTGGCCGCCGCGGTGAGCGCCGCCGGCGGCCGGGTGATCAGCGGTCTGCAAATGCTGCTGCACCAGGCTTTCGCGCAGGTGGAACAGTTCACCGGGCTGCCCGCGCCCCGCGAGGCCATGACTTGCGCGGCGGCCGAACCGGATTAG
- a CDS encoding prepilin peptidase, producing MRIAAVCLVLAWLAALSRYDIRERRLPNALTLTGAAAILAIAALTGRGAPALAGTVALTAIYLMVHCVAPRGMGAGDVKLALGLGALTGCFGVGAWFLAALGAPLLTVVLAMVARLLGGDGGTAAVPHGPSMCLASAAGVGLVLGSGAQI from the coding sequence ATGCGAATTGCGGCGGTGTGTCTGGTGCTGGCCTGGTTGGCGGCGTTGAGTCGCTACGACATCCGCGAACGACGACTGCCCAACGCGCTGACGCTGACCGGTGCCGCGGCGATCCTGGCGATCGCGGCGCTGACCGGGCGCGGGGCACCGGCACTGGCCGGGACGGTGGCATTGACCGCGATCTACCTGATGGTGCACTGCGTGGCGCCGCGCGGCATGGGCGCCGGTGACGTCAAGCTGGCCCTCGGGCTGGGCGCGTTGACCGGTTGCTTCGGCGTCGGCGCGTGGTTCCTGGCGGCGCTGGGCGCGCCGCTGCTGACCGTGGTGCTCGCGATGGTCGCCCGGCTCCTCGGCGGGGACGGCGGCACGGCGGCGGTGCCGCACGGGCCGTCGATGTGTCTGGCCAGCGCGGCGGGGGTGGGGCTCGTTCTCGGCAGTGGTGCGCAGATTTAA
- the aroC gene encoding chorismate synthase, translating into MLRWITAGESHGRALVAVLEGMVAGVEVTSLDISEQLARRRLGYGRGARMAFERDAVSVLSGVRHGVTLGGPIAVEIGNTEWPKWEIVMAADPVDPGELADSARNAPLTRPRPGHADYAGMLKYGFDDARPVLERASARETAARVAAATIARSFLRQALGVEVLSHVIAIGPSAPYDGPPPGLGDLPAIDASPVRAYDGAAEQAMIAEIEAAKKDGDTLGGVVEVVALGLPVGLGSFTSGDNRLDSQLAAAVMGIQAIKGVEIGDGFETARRRGSRAHDEMYPGPDGVVRSTNRAGGLEGGMTNGQPLRVRAAMKPISTVPRALATVDMATGDEAVAIHQRSDVCAVPAAGVVVEAMVALVLARAALQKFGGDSLTETRRNVEAYRQAVAERESPAARGTA; encoded by the coding sequence GTGTTGCGTTGGATCACCGCCGGGGAGTCACATGGCCGCGCGCTGGTGGCCGTGCTCGAAGGCATGGTCGCCGGTGTGGAGGTCACCTCCCTGGACATTTCGGAACAGTTGGCCCGTCGTCGCCTGGGTTACGGTCGCGGCGCCCGCATGGCGTTCGAGCGCGACGCGGTGAGCGTGCTGTCCGGGGTGCGGCACGGTGTCACCTTGGGCGGGCCCATCGCCGTCGAGATCGGCAATACCGAATGGCCGAAGTGGGAAATCGTGATGGCCGCCGACCCGGTTGACCCGGGGGAACTGGCGGACAGCGCGCGCAATGCGCCGCTCACCCGGCCGCGGCCCGGCCACGCCGATTACGCGGGCATGCTCAAGTACGGCTTCGACGACGCCCGGCCGGTGCTGGAGCGGGCCAGCGCCCGCGAGACCGCGGCCCGCGTCGCGGCGGCCACCATCGCCCGCTCGTTCCTGCGTCAGGCGCTCGGCGTCGAGGTGCTGTCGCACGTGATCGCGATCGGCCCGTCGGCGCCCTACGACGGCCCGCCGCCGGGTCTGGGCGACCTGCCCGCGATCGACGCCAGCCCGGTGCGCGCGTACGACGGGGCCGCCGAGCAGGCGATGATCGCCGAGATCGAGGCGGCCAAGAAGGACGGCGACACGCTCGGCGGTGTCGTCGAGGTGGTGGCCCTGGGCCTGCCCGTCGGGCTGGGGTCTTTCACCAGCGGCGACAACCGGCTGGACAGCCAGCTCGCCGCCGCGGTCATGGGCATCCAGGCGATCAAGGGCGTCGAGATCGGCGACGGCTTCGAGACGGCGCGTCGCCGCGGCAGCCGTGCCCACGACGAGATGTACCCCGGCCCCGACGGCGTGGTGCGCTCGACCAACCGCGCGGGCGGGCTGGAAGGCGGCATGACCAACGGCCAGCCGCTGCGGGTGCGCGCGGCGATGAAGCCCATTTCCACGGTGCCGCGGGCGCTGGCCACCGTCGACATGGCGACCGGCGACGAGGCCGTCGCGATCCACCAGCGCTCGGACGTGTGCGCGGTGCCGGCGGCCGGCGTGGTGGTCGAGGCCATGGTGGCGCTGGTGCTGGCCCGCGCCGCGCTGCAGAAGTTCGGTGGAGATTCGCTGACCGAGACCCGCCGCAACGTCGAGGCCTACCGGCAGGCGGTCGCCGAGCGGGAGTCGCCGGCCGCCCGGGGCACCGCGTAA
- a CDS encoding shikimate kinase, which produces MAPKAVLVGLPGSGKSTIGRRLSKALGVDFLDTDVAIEQQTGRRIADIFATDGEPEFRRIEEDVVRAALADHDGVVSLGGGAVTSPGVRAALAGHTVIYLEISATEGVRRTGGNAVRPLLAGPDRADKYRALLAERSPLYRRAATIRVDTNRRNPGAVVRYIVSRLQAPAGAAT; this is translated from the coding sequence ATGGCGCCCAAAGCTGTCCTGGTGGGGTTGCCGGGGTCGGGGAAGTCCACCATCGGCCGGCGGCTGTCCAAGGCGCTCGGAGTCGATTTCCTGGACACCGATGTGGCCATCGAGCAGCAGACCGGGCGCCGCATCGCCGACATCTTCGCCACCGACGGCGAGCCGGAGTTCCGCCGAATCGAGGAGGACGTGGTGCGCGCCGCGCTGGCCGACCACGACGGCGTGGTGTCACTCGGGGGCGGCGCGGTCACCAGCCCAGGGGTGCGTGCGGCGCTCGCCGGTCACACCGTCATCTACCTGGAGATCAGCGCCACCGAAGGCGTGCGGCGCACCGGCGGCAACGCCGTGCGACCGCTGCTGGCCGGGCCCGATCGTGCCGACAAGTACCGCGCGCTGCTGGCCGAGCGCAGCCCGCTGTACCGGCGGGCGGCGACCATCCGCGTCGACACCAACCGGCGCAACCCCGGCGCGGTGGTCCGCTACATCGTCTCGCGGCTGCAGGCTCCCGCCGGAGCGGCCACATGA
- the aroB gene encoding 3-dehydroquinate synthase, with product MTQSGDPVTIEVAVDPPYPVIIGTGLLGELDELLGDRHKVAIVHQPVLAETADVIRSRLADKGVDAHRIEIPDAEEGKDLPVVGFLWEVLGRIGIGRKDALVSLGGGAATDVAGFAAATWLRGVDIVHVPTTLLGMVDAAVGGKTGINTDAGKNLVGSFHQPHAVLVDLATLQTLPPNELVAGMAEIVKAGFIADPVILDLIEADPRAALDPSGDVLAELVRRAIAVKAEVVAADEKESELREILNYGHTLGHAIERRERYQWRHGAAVSVGLVFAAELARLAGRLDDATAQRHRTILSALGLPVSYDADALPQLLEYMAGDKKSRAGVLRFVVLDGLAKPGRMAGPDPSLLAAAYAGLAEAS from the coding sequence ATGACGCAATCTGGAGATCCGGTCACCATCGAGGTGGCCGTCGACCCGCCGTACCCGGTGATCATCGGTACCGGCCTGCTGGGCGAGTTGGACGAACTTCTCGGCGACCGTCACAAGGTGGCCATCGTTCACCAACCGGTACTGGCCGAGACCGCCGACGTGATCCGAAGCCGGTTGGCCGACAAGGGTGTTGACGCGCACCGCATCGAGATCCCGGACGCCGAAGAGGGCAAAGACCTTCCGGTGGTGGGTTTCCTGTGGGAAGTGCTGGGCCGCATCGGGATTGGGCGCAAGGACGCATTGGTCAGCCTCGGCGGCGGTGCGGCCACCGACGTCGCCGGGTTCGCGGCGGCCACCTGGCTGCGCGGCGTGGACATCGTGCATGTGCCCACCACGCTGCTCGGCATGGTCGACGCGGCGGTCGGCGGTAAGACCGGGATCAACACCGACGCGGGCAAGAACCTGGTCGGGTCGTTTCATCAGCCACACGCCGTTCTGGTCGACCTCGCGACGCTGCAGACGTTGCCGCCCAACGAACTCGTCGCGGGGATGGCCGAAATCGTCAAGGCGGGATTCATCGCCGATCCGGTGATCCTCGACCTCATCGAGGCCGATCCGCGGGCCGCGCTGGACCCGTCGGGTGACGTCCTGGCGGAGCTGGTCCGCCGCGCGATCGCCGTGAAGGCGGAGGTCGTCGCCGCCGACGAGAAGGAATCGGAACTGCGCGAAATCCTCAACTACGGGCACACATTGGGGCACGCGATCGAGCGTCGCGAGCGCTACCAATGGCGGCACGGCGCCGCGGTGTCGGTGGGCCTGGTCTTCGCCGCCGAGCTGGCCCGGCTGGCCGGCCGGCTCGACGACGCCACCGCGCAGCGGCACCGCACCATCCTGTCCGCGCTCGGCCTGCCGGTGAGCTACGACGCCGACGCGTTGCCGCAGTTGCTGGAATACATGGCGGGAGACAAGAAGTCGCGGGCCGGGGTGCTGCGGTTCGTGGTCCTGGACGGACTGGCCAAACCGGGCCGGATGGCCGGCCCCGACCCGTCGCTGTTGGCGGCGGCCTATGCCGGGCTTGCGGAGGCGTCATGA
- the aroQ gene encoding type II 3-dehydroquinate dehydratase, producing the protein MTTTTVNVINGPNLGRLGRREPDVYGDTTHEQLAARIEREADTLGLKAVVRQSDNEAELLDWIHAAADAGEPVILNAGGLTHTSVALRDACAELSAPLIEVHISNVHAREEFRRHSYLSPVATGVIVGLGVQGYLLALRYLAGKPGADS; encoded by the coding sequence ATGACTACCACCACCGTCAACGTCATCAACGGCCCGAACCTGGGCCGGCTGGGCCGGCGCGAGCCCGATGTGTACGGCGACACGACGCACGAACAGCTGGCGGCGCGGATCGAGCGCGAAGCCGATACGCTGGGACTCAAAGCCGTTGTGCGGCAAAGCGATAACGAAGCCGAACTGCTGGACTGGATCCATGCGGCCGCCGACGCAGGAGAACCGGTGATCCTCAACGCGGGCGGGCTGACCCACACCTCGGTGGCGCTGCGCGACGCGTGCGCCGAGTTGAGTGCACCCCTGATCGAGGTGCACATCTCCAATGTCCATGCGCGCGAGGAGTTTCGGCGGCACTCTTACCTCAGCCCGGTGGCGACCGGAGTGATCGTCGGGTTGGGGGTGCAGGGCTATCTGCTCGCCCTGCGCTACCTGGCCGGGAAGCCCGGCGCCGACAGCTAG
- a CDS encoding B-4DMT family transporter, whose product MSNWMLRGLVYAAAMVVVRLFQGALINAWQTQAGLISVALLLLFIIGVAVWGVLDGRADANENRDPDRRRDLAMIWLLAGLVAGVLSGAVSWIIALVYKGLYTGGLINELTTFAAFTALCVFLPGIIGVTIGRWRVDRQFEKTPEKHHGPGARPERDGDTDVFSAVRGDDAPTGEIPAQTSGAHADARTAAVATAERDAPTDTVATTESPTETIAKPEDDPKTEVIRTGEKHTKPDAEHDKG is encoded by the coding sequence ATGAGTAACTGGATGCTGCGCGGATTGGTCTACGCCGCGGCGATGGTCGTCGTCCGATTGTTCCAAGGTGCACTGATCAACGCGTGGCAGACCCAGGCCGGGCTGATCAGCGTGGCGCTGCTGCTTCTGTTCATCATCGGCGTGGCCGTATGGGGGGTTCTCGACGGCCGGGCCGACGCCAACGAGAACCGGGACCCGGACCGGCGCCGCGATCTGGCGATGATCTGGCTGCTGGCCGGCCTGGTGGCGGGCGTCCTGTCCGGCGCCGTCTCCTGGATCATCGCGCTGGTGTACAAGGGCCTCTACACCGGCGGCCTGATCAACGAGCTGACCACGTTCGCGGCGTTCACCGCGCTCTGCGTCTTCCTGCCCGGGATCATCGGCGTCACCATCGGCCGTTGGCGGGTGGACCGGCAGTTCGAGAAGACGCCGGAGAAACACCACGGCCCTGGCGCACGGCCGGAGCGGGACGGCGACACCGACGTGTTCTCCGCGGTGCGCGGCGACGACGCGCCCACCGGCGAGATTCCCGCGCAGACGTCCGGCGCCCACGCCGACGCGCGGACCGCGGCGGTCGCCACGGCCGAGCGCGACGCGCCCACCGACACGGTGGCCACCACCGAATCGCCGACCGAAACGATCGCCAAGCCCGAAGACGACCCGAAGACGGAGGTGATCCGCACCGGCGAGAAGCACACCAAGCCGGACGCGGAACACGACAAGGGCTAG